A genomic segment from Saimiri boliviensis isolate mSaiBol1 chromosome 14, mSaiBol1.pri, whole genome shotgun sequence encodes:
- the PAF1 gene encoding RNA polymerase II-associated factor 1 homolog, which yields MAPTIQTQAQREDGHRPNSHRTLPERSGVVCRVKYCNSLPDIPFDPKFITYPFDQNRFVQYKATSLEKQHKHDLLTEPDLGVTIDLINPDTYRIDPNVLLDPADEKLLEEEIQAPTSSKRSQQHAKVVPWMRKTEYISTEFNRYGISNEKPEVKIGVSVKQQFTEEEIYKDRDSQITAIEKTFEDAQKSISQHYSKPRVTPVEVMPVFPDFKMWINPCAQVIFDSDPAPKDTSGAAALEMMSQAMIRGMMDEEGNQFVAYFLPVEETLKKRKRDQEEEMDYAPDDVYDYKIAREYNWNVKNKASKGYEENYFFIFREGDGVYYNELETRVRLSKRRAKAGVQSGTNALLVVKHRDMNEKELEAQEARKAQLENHEPEEEEEEEMETEEKEAGGSDEEQEKGSSSEKEGSEDERSGSESEREEGDRDEASDKSGSGEDESSEDEARAARDKEEIFGSDADSEDDADSDDEDRGQAQGGSDNDSDSGSDGGGQRSRSRSASPFPSGSEHSAQEDGSEAAASDSSEADSDSD from the exons ATGGCGCCCACCATCCAGACCCAGGCCCAGCGGGAGGATGGCCACAG GCCCAATTCCCACCGGACTCTGCCTGAGAG GTCTGGAGTGGTCTGCCGAGTCAAGTACTGCAATAGCCTCCCTGATATCCCCTTCGATCCCAAGTTCATCACCTACCCCTTCGACCAGAATAG GTTCGTCCAGTACAAAGCCACTTCCTTGGAGAAACAACACAAACATGACCTCCTGACTGAGCCAGACCTGGGGGTCACCATCGATCTCATCAATCCTGACACCTACCGCATCGACCCCAATG TTCTTCTAGATCCAGCTGATGAGAAACTTTTGGAAGAGGAGATTCAGGCCCCTACCAGCTCCAAAAG ATCCCAGCAGCACGCGAAGGTGGTGCCATGGATGCGAAAGACAGAGTACATTTCCACTGAGTTCAACCGTTATGGCATCTCCAATGAGAAGCCTGAGGTCAA GATTGGGGTTTCCGTGAAGCAGCAGTTTACCGAGGAAGAAATATACAAAGACAGGGATAGCCAGATCACAGCCATTGAGAAGACTTTTGAGGATGCCCAGAAATCA ATCTCCCAGCATTATAGCAAACCCAGAGTCACACCGGTGGAGGTCATGCCTGTCTTCCCAGATTTTAAG ATGTGGATCAATCCATGTGCTCAGGTAATCTTTGACTCAGACCCAGCCCCCAAAGACACAAGTGGCGCAGCCGCGTTGGAGATGATGTCTCAGGCCATGATTAG GGGCATGATGGATGAGGAAGGGAACCAGTTTGTGGCCTATTTCCTGCCTGTAGAAGAGACGCTGAAGAAACGAAAGCGTgaccaggaggaggagatggacTATGCACCAGATGATGT GTATGACTACAAAATTGCTCGGGAGTACAACTGGAACGTGAAGAACAAAGCTAGCAAAGGCTATGAGGAAAACTACTTCTTTATTTTCCGAGAGGGTGACGGGGTTTACTACAATGAGTTGGAAACCAG GGTCCGCCTTAGTAAGCGCCGGGCCAAGGCTGGGGTTCAGTCAGGCACCAACGCCCTGCTTGTGGTCAAACATCGGGACATGAACGAGAAGGAATTGGAAGCCCAG GAGGCACGGAAGGCCCAGCTAGAAAACCACGAaccagaggaggaagaggaagaggagatggagacagaagagaaagaagctgGGGGCTCAG ATGAGGAGCAGGAGAAGGGCAGCAGCAGTGAGAAGGAAGGCAGTGAGGACGAGCGCTCGGGCAGCGAGAGTGAACGGGAGGAAGGTGACAGGGATGAGGCCAGTGACAAGAGTGGCAGTGGCGAGGACGAGAGCAGTGAGGATGAGGCCCGGGCTGCCCGTGACAAGGAAGAGATCTTTGGCAGTGATGCTGATTCAGAGGATGATGCCGACTCTGATGATGAGGACAGAGGACAGGCCCAAGGTGGCAGTGACAATGATTCGGACAGCGGCAGCGATGGGGGTGGCCAGCGGAGCCGCAGCCGCAGCGCCAGTCCCTTCCCCAGCGGCAGTGAACACTCAGCCCAGGAGGACGGCAGTGAAGCTGCAGCTTCTGATTCCAGTGAAGCCGACAGTGACAGTGACTGA
- the MED29 gene encoding mediator of RNA polymerase II transcription subunit 29 isoform X1: MAASQQQASAASSAAGVSGPSSAGGPGPQQQPQPPAQLVGPAQSGLLQQQQQDFDPVQRYKMLIPQLKESLQTLMKVAAQNLIQNTNIDNGQKSSDGPIQRFDKCLEEFYALCDQLELCLRLAHECLSQSCDSAKHSPTLVPTATKPDAVQPDSLPYPQYLAVIKAQITCAKDIHTALLDCANKVTGKTPAPPAGPGGTL; the protein is encoded by the exons ATGGCTGCATCCCAGCAGCAAGCTTCAGCGGCTTCTTCAGCTGCTGGTGTATCGGGTCCCAGTTCAGCTGGCGGCCCGGGTCCCCAGCAGCAGCCGCAACCGCCAGCACAACTGGTGGGCCCTGCCCAGAGCGGCCTGCTGCAGCAACAGCAACAGGACTTCGATCCTGTGCAGCGTTACAAGATGCTCATCCCGCAGCTGAAAGAGAGTCTACAG ACCTTGATGAAGGTTGCAGCCCAAAACTTGATTCAGAACACTAACATCGACAATGGACA AAAGAGCAGTGACGGACCCATACAGCGCTTTGACAAGTGTCTGGAGGAGTTCTACGCACTCTGTGACCAGCTGGAGCTCTGCCTG CGCCTGGCACATGAGTGCCTGTCACAGAGTTGCGACAGTGCCAAGCACTCTCCCACACTGGTGCCCACAGCCACCAAGCCCGACGCAGTGCAGCCGGACAGCCTGCCCTACCCACAGTACCTGGCGGTCATCAAAGCCCAGATTACTTGTGCCAAGGACATTCACACCGCCCTGCTGGACTGTGCCAACAAGGTCACGGGCAAGACGCCCGCACCACCTGCTGGCCCTGGGGGCACCCTGTGA
- the MED29 gene encoding mediator of RNA polymerase II transcription subunit 29 isoform X2 translates to MAASQQQASAASSAAGVSGPSSAGGPGPQQQPQPPAQLVGPAQSGLLQQQQQDFDPVQRYKMLIPQLKESLQTLMKVAAQNLIQNTNIDNGQKSSDGPIQRFDKCLEEFYALCDQLELCLPPSPTQCSRTACPTHSTWRSSKPRLLVPRTFTPPCWTVPTRSRARRPHHLLALGAPCEGGGRQWSVGGVQRE, encoded by the exons ATGGCTGCATCCCAGCAGCAAGCTTCAGCGGCTTCTTCAGCTGCTGGTGTATCGGGTCCCAGTTCAGCTGGCGGCCCGGGTCCCCAGCAGCAGCCGCAACCGCCAGCACAACTGGTGGGCCCTGCCCAGAGCGGCCTGCTGCAGCAACAGCAACAGGACTTCGATCCTGTGCAGCGTTACAAGATGCTCATCCCGCAGCTGAAAGAGAGTCTACAG ACCTTGATGAAGGTTGCAGCCCAAAACTTGATTCAGAACACTAACATCGACAATGGACA AAAGAGCAGTGACGGACCCATACAGCGCTTTGACAAGTGTCTGGAGGAGTTCTACGCACTCTGTGACCAGCTGGAGCTCTGCCTG CCACCAAGCCCGACGCAGTGCAGCCGGACAGCCTGCCCTACCCACAGTACCTGGCGGTCATCAAAGCCCAGATTACTTGTGCCAAGGACATTCACACCGCCCTGCTGGACTGTGCCAACAAGGTCACGGGCAAGACGCCCGCACCACCTGCTGGCCCTGGGGGCACCCTGTGAAGGCGGGGGCAGGCAGTGGTCGGTGGGTGGTGTGCAAAGGGAATGA
- the ZFP36 gene encoding mRNA decay activator protein ZFP36, with product MANRYTMDLTAIYESLLSLNADAPVPSDHGEAESSPGWGSSGLWSLSPSDCSPSGVISRLPGRSTSLVEGRSFGWVPPPPGFAPLAPHLGPELSPSPTSPTATPTTSSRYKTELCRTFSESGRCRYGAKCQFAHGLGELRQANRHPKYKTELCHKFYLQGRCPYGSRCHFIHNPSEDLAAPGHPPVLRQSISFSGLPSGRRTSPPPPGLAGPSLSCSFSPSSSPPPPGDLPLSPSAFSAAPGTPVARRDPTPVCCPSCRRATPMSVWGGALGGLVRSPSVQSLGSDPDEYASSGSSLGGSDSPVFEAGVFPPPQPTAAPRRLPIFNRISVSE from the exons ATGGCCAACCGCTACACCATGGATCTCACCGCCATCTACGAG AGCCTCCTGTCGCTGAACGCTGACGCGCCCGTGCCATCCGACCACGGAGAGGCTGAGTCCAGCCCAGGCTGGGGCTCTTCGGGACTCTGGAGCCTGAGCCCCTCTGACTGCAGCCCGTCTGGGGTCATCTCTCGCCTGCCTGGCCGCTCCACCAGCCTGGTGGAGGGCCGCAGCTTTGGCTGGGTGCCCCCACCTCCTGGCTTCGCACCGCTGGCTCCCCACCTGGGCCCCGAGCTGTCACCCTCACCCACCTCGCCCACAGCGACCCCCACCACCTCCTCCCGCTACAAGACTGAGCTATGTCGGACCTTCTCAGAGAGTGGGCGCTGCCGCTATGGGGCCAAATGCCAGTTTGCCCATGGCCTCGGCGAGCTGCGCCAAGCCAATCGCCACCCCAAGTACAAGACGGAACTCTGCCACAAGTTCTACCTCCAGGGCCGCTGCCCCTACGGCTCTCGCTGCCACTTCATCCACAACCCCAGCGAAGACCTGGCGGCCCCGGGCCACCCTCCTGTGCTTCGCCAGAGCATCAGTTTCTCTGGCCTACCCTCCGGCCGCCGGACCTCACCACCACCGCCAGGCCTGGCCGGCCCTTCCCTGTCCTGCTCCTTCTCGCCCTCCAGCTCCCCACCACCACCTGGGGACCTTCCACTGTCACCCTCTGCCTTCTCTGCTGCCCCTGGTACCCCCGTGGCTCGAAGAGACCCCACCCCAGTCTGTTGCCCCTCCTGCCGAAGGGCCACCCCTATGAGCGTCTGGGGGGGGGCCTTGGGTGGCCTGGTTCGAAGCCCCTCTGTACAATCCCTGGGATCTGACCCTGATGAATACGCCAGCAGCGGCAGCAGCTTGGGGGGCTCTGACTCTCCAGTCTTCGAGGCGGGGGTTTTTCCACCACCCCAGCCCACGGCAGCCCCCCGGCGACTCCCCATTTTCAATCGCATCTCTGTTTCTGAATGA